From Magnolia sinica isolate HGM2019 chromosome 13, MsV1, whole genome shotgun sequence, one genomic window encodes:
- the LOC131223436 gene encoding glucan endo-1,3-beta-glucosidase 8-like, translating to MVPATTILIWVTWLAMILGCLAENIGVNWGMMTSHPMLPTTVVDMIKANGIKKVKLFDADSWTLGALAGSGIEVMVGIPNDMLKQMNDYDNAKDWVKANVTKYNFNGGVKIKYVAVGNEPFLESYNNSFDKTTFPALKNIQKALNEAGVGDKIKATIPLNADVYNSPKDKPVPSSGNFRSNIRKTMVDIVKFLHSNKAPFVVNIYPFLSLYQNPDFPVDFAFFDGGSRPINDNEHQYTNVLDANFDTLVWSLKKAGVGDTKIIVGEVGWPTDGDKQANVEYAKKFYDGLLKKLGSKKGTPMRPSPMDVYLFGLLDEDLKSVAPGNFERHWGIFRYDGQPKFPMDLSGHGHDKYLVRAKRVPYLPKQWCVLDESVKDLSALPANMDYACSHGDCTALGYGSSCNNLDANGNASYAFNMYFQILDQDVRACNFQGLAKITTKNASQGTCLFPIQIESAGERIRSVPMMSIVITVLVLVVMVAL from the exons ATGGTCCCGGCCACCACAATCTTGATATGGGTCACTTGGTTAGCCATGATCTTGGGTTGCCTTGCCGAGAACATCGGCGTCAACTGGGGCATGATGACTTCCCACCCGATGCTACCTACCACGGTCGTCGATATGATCAAAGCTAATGGGATAAAGAAGGTGAAGCTGTTCGATGCGGATTCATGGACTTTAGGCGCTTTGGCCGGGAGTGGGATCGAGGTCATGGTCGGGATCCCAAATGATATGTTGAAGCAAATGAACGATTACGACAATGCAAAAGATTGGGTGAAGGCTAACGTCACTAAATACAATTTCAATGGAGGCGTCAAAATCAA ATATGTAGCAGTCGGAAATGAGCCATTCCTTGAGAGTTACAATAATTCCTTCGACAAGACCACCTTTCCGGCTTTGAAAAACATCCAGAAAGCCCTCAACGAGGCTGGAGTTGGGGACAAGATCAAAGCCACCATCCCCCTCAATGCCGATGTCTACAACTCCCCCAAGGACAAACCAGTACCATCATCTGGGAACTTCCGTTCCAACATCCGAAAGACCATGGTCGATATCGTTAAGTTCCTCCACTCAAACAAGGCCCCTTTTGTTGTCAACATCTACCCATTCCTTAGCCTGTATCAAAACCCAGACTTCCCCGTCGACTTTGctttctttgatggtggaagcaGGCCAATCAACGACAACGAGCACCAATACACCAACGTCTTGGACGCCAACTTTGACACACTTGTTTGGTCACTAAAGAAGGCGGGTGTGGGCGACACCAAGATCATCGTTGGGGAAGTTGGGTGGCCAACCGACGGTGACAAGCAAGCAAATGTGGAGTATGCTAAGAAGTTCTATGACGGGTTGCTGAAGAAGCTCGGCAGCAAAAAGGGGACTCCAATGAGGCCTAGTCCCATGGACGTGTATCTCTTCGGCTTGCTGGATGAGGACTTAAAGAGTGTCGCGCCGGGGAATTTTGAGAGGCACTGGGGGATCTTCCGCTATGACGGACAGCCCAAGTTTCCTATGGATCTTTCAGGCCATGGACACGATAAGTATTTGGTTCGCGCGAAGAGAGTACCATACTTACCAAAACAGTGGTGTGTACTCGATGAGTCTGTTAAGGACTTGAGTGCATTACCCGCCAACATGGACTATGCATGCTCCCATGGCGATTGCACGGCATTGGGTTACGGATCGTCGTGCAACAACTTGGATGCGAATGGCAATGCATCGTACGCTTTCAACATGTATTTTCAGATACTGGACCAGGATGTGAGGGCCTGCAATTTCCAAGGGCTGGCCAAAATAACCACCAAGAACGCCTCCCAGGGAACTTGCCTCTTCCCAATCCAGATTGAAAGTGCTGGTGAGAGGATCAGATCAGTGCCTATGATGAGTATTGTGATAACAGTGCTAGTTCTGGTTGTAATGGTTGCTCTGTAG